The Gemmatimonadota bacterium DH-78 region CTCACGCACGAGGAGCTGTACCGGTCGATCTACGAGGAGACGAGCCGGGTGCTGGAGGCCGACGGCTTCTACATCTCCCTGTTCGACGAGAACCGCGACGAAGCCACCATCGTCTTCTTCGCGGACCGCTCGGAGGTGAAGCGAACCGACGTCACCTACCGCGGCTCCGACAGCCCCGTGCTGCGCACCGGCGAGGCCTCGCTGGTGACCGATCGCCTCGAGACGCGGTCGCTGCTGATTCTCGGAGACGACGCCACCCAGGTCACGCGTTCGGGCATGTCCGCCCCCCTGCGGTGGAAGGGCCGGACGCTGGGCGCGGTGAGCGTTCAGAGCTACCAGCCCGCGGCCTTCGACGAAGTCGACCTCGAGCTGCTGCAGGGCATCGCCGACCTCGCCGCCGTGGCGCTCGAGAACGCCCGCCACGTGGCCGAACTCGACCGCAAGCGCCGCGAGGCCGAGCAGGTGGAGCAGATCGGGCGGGCGATGGCCTCTTCGCTCGACCCTCAGGAGGTGCTCGCCCGCATCATTCACGCGGTGCTCGACCTGGTCGAGAACGCCCGGGCCGCCTCGGTCTGGCTGATCGAGCCCGATCGGGTGGCTCGGGTGGCGGCCTCCGGCGGGAGCCCGGCGCCTCCGGTCGGCCTCGAGGCCAAGCTGCGCGACTCACCCTTCGCCGATGTGGCCGAGCAGGCCCGTCCGGTCACCCTCGACGACCTGCGGGCCGGACCGATGCTGCCCGACCCGCTCCGCGAATACGTCT contains the following coding sequences:
- a CDS encoding diguanylate cyclase yields the protein MSSDPVRTAAKPSIADRYRVLLEVGRTLTGTLTHEELYRSIYEETSRVLEADGFYISLFDENRDEATIVFFADRSEVKRTDVTYRGSDSPVLRTGEASLVTDRLETRSLLILGDDATQVTRSGMSAPLRWKGRTLGAVSVQSYQPAAFDEVDLELLQGIADLAAVALENARHVAELDRKRREAEQVEQIGRAMASSLDPQEVLARIIHAVLDLVENARAASVWLIEPDRVARVAASGGSPAPPVGLEAKLRDSPFADVAEQARPVTLDDLRAGPMLPDPLREYVSGGSGVAVPLTVGDEVAGILFCDSPDDRPMGDDEEKILLRLASQASVALGNARLHASVQSLSLTDPLTLLANRRHLRLHLEREVAAARRGRSLHAVLFDLDQFKQFNDTYGHLAGDKALQAFADVLRAENRAMNLVARFGGDEFVSILTDSSEEGIRQYIERVLSRVRRDPVLASGDIEVTWGISVFDAHTMLTPDDVIEAADADFYRRKEKRSRGGHEG